One window of Gemmatimonas sp. UBA7669 genomic DNA carries:
- a CDS encoding amidohydrolase produces MTQSRLCARAVAALSLPLLAACAPSADSTPAADLVLHHGRVYTLAWPDPSTDGRPSPEAPYDSASGWHHDATAIAVREGRIVYVGTDSGALALSGPSTRVVDLADGVVLPGLVDAHTHVAELGESLERVNLTGVATEVEAVNIIAERAAKTPKGEWILGYGWDEGAWANRYPDKRLLSERVPDHPVVLRSLHGFASWANTRALALAGITRDTPVPNGGEIRKDASGEPTGLVLNRAVPLLDNAVPRPTPAQRDSQVLRALRVMNASGYTGVHEAGVPPDVMDSFERLAERDALPLRVYAMLSARDSALVRQWIARGPFTSANGMLSVRAVKAYYDGALGSRGAQLLADYADRPGHRGVSGGTYGFDQRLVADAMRAGFQAGIHAIGDAGNRATLDFIDSVTRAVPSARELRHRVEHAQVVSPADMARFAALGVIASVQPPHAVEDKGWAETRVGSERIAGAYAWRTLRQAGAPLVFSSDLPGSDWSPFYGLYSAITRQDTSGAPPGGWYPAQRMTPEEAVRGYTVWSAWAGFDEQEAGAIAVGKRADITVLDVDPFRVEPRALLRGGVALTVSRGRVVFERGGSR; encoded by the coding sequence ATGACGCAATCCCGCCTTTGTGCACGCGCCGTGGCTGCCCTGTCGCTGCCACTGCTGGCCGCCTGCGCCCCCAGTGCTGACTCCACGCCCGCAGCCGACCTCGTCTTGCACCACGGCCGCGTGTACACCCTCGCGTGGCCCGACCCGTCCACCGATGGTCGCCCCTCACCAGAGGCGCCCTACGACTCGGCCAGCGGTTGGCACCATGACGCCACGGCCATCGCCGTGCGAGAGGGGCGCATTGTCTACGTCGGCACGGACTCCGGCGCACTCGCGCTGAGCGGTCCGAGCACACGCGTGGTGGATCTCGCCGACGGCGTGGTCCTGCCGGGCCTTGTTGACGCGCACACGCACGTGGCCGAGTTGGGCGAGTCGCTCGAGCGCGTGAATCTCACCGGCGTCGCCACCGAGGTGGAGGCGGTGAATATCATTGCCGAGCGCGCCGCGAAGACACCCAAGGGCGAGTGGATTCTGGGCTATGGCTGGGACGAGGGCGCGTGGGCCAATCGTTATCCCGACAAGCGCCTGCTGTCGGAACGCGTGCCCGATCACCCCGTCGTGCTGCGCAGCCTGCATGGCTTCGCGTCGTGGGCCAACACGCGCGCGCTCGCGCTGGCCGGCATCACCCGCGACACCCCCGTGCCGAACGGCGGAGAAATCCGCAAGGATGCGAGTGGCGAACCCACCGGCCTCGTGCTCAATCGTGCGGTGCCGCTGCTCGACAACGCGGTGCCGCGGCCCACGCCGGCGCAGCGCGACTCACAGGTGCTGCGCGCGCTGCGTGTGATGAATGCGTCCGGCTACACGGGCGTACACGAAGCCGGTGTGCCGCCCGATGTCATGGACAGCTTCGAGAGGCTCGCCGAGCGTGATGCACTGCCGCTGCGTGTGTACGCCATGCTGAGTGCGCGCGACTCGGCGCTTGTTCGCCAGTGGATTGCACGCGGTCCGTTCACGTCGGCCAACGGCATGCTCAGCGTGCGCGCCGTGAAGGCCTACTACGACGGTGCGCTGGGCTCGCGCGGTGCGCAACTGCTGGCCGACTACGCGGACCGCCCCGGTCATCGTGGCGTAAGCGGTGGTACCTATGGCTTTGATCAGCGGCTGGTGGCCGATGCCATGCGTGCCGGATTCCAGGCGGGCATTCATGCCATTGGCGATGCCGGCAACCGTGCGACACTCGACTTCATCGATTCCGTCACACGCGCGGTGCCCTCGGCGCGCGAGCTGCGACATCGTGTGGAGCACGCGCAGGTGGTGTCGCCGGCGGACATGGCGCGCTTTGCCGCGCTCGGGGTGATTGCCTCGGTGCAGCCGCCGCACGCTGTGGAGGACAAGGGCTGGGCGGAGACTCGCGTGGGGAGCGAACGCATTGCTGGTGCGTATGCGTGGCGCACGCTGCGACAGGCTGGCGCGCCGCTCGTGTTTTCGTCGGACTTGCCCGGTTCCGATTGGAGCCCGTTCTACGGCCTGTACAGCGCCATCACGCGTCAGGATACGAGCGGCGCACCACCGGGTGGCTGGTATCCCGCTCAGCGCATGACGCCGGAAGAAGCCGTGCGTGGCTACACCGTGTGGAGCGCCTGGGCGGGGTTTGACGAACAGGAGGCCGGCGCCATTGCGGTTGGCAAGCGTGCTGACATCACCGTGCTGGATGTGGATCCGTTCCGTGTCGAGCCACGCGCGCTGCTGCGTGGTGGTGTGGCGCTTACCGTGTCGCGCGGGCGGGTGGTGTTTGAGCGCGGGGGGTCGCGGTAG
- a CDS encoding energy transducer TonB, which yields MFGNWSPIDRSYRVSYSAVALLVVSSFWPHTLQDPRPCANTVVVETDTTVQRAGSDKDTLLRWSSGGTGPEYPTQLRSQGLMGRVVARFAVDTNGRVMPGTAAIVSETHREFGQSVCQFLKRARFQPVPVDGRKRTVTVAAAPFEFSIR from the coding sequence ATGTTCGGCAATTGGTCCCCCATAGATCGGAGCTACAGAGTGTCGTATTCAGCAGTGGCTTTACTCGTCGTGTCCTCGTTCTGGCCGCACACGTTACAGGATCCCCGGCCTTGCGCCAATACCGTCGTGGTGGAGACTGACACCACTGTTCAACGTGCTGGGTCTGACAAGGACACGTTGCTGAGATGGTCATCGGGCGGCACAGGGCCGGAGTATCCCACGCAGCTTCGGTCGCAAGGTCTCATGGGTCGCGTAGTGGCTCGATTTGCCGTGGATACGAACGGGCGGGTCATGCCGGGAACTGCGGCCATCGTCTCTGAAACGCACCGCGAGTTCGGTCAATCGGTGTGTCAGTTTCTCAAGCGAGCGCGGTTTCAACCGGTGCCTGTCGATGGCCGCAAGCGGACTGTGACGGTCGCTGCAGCCCCGTTCGAGTTCTCCATCAGGTAA
- a CDS encoding class I SAM-dependent methyltransferase has protein sequence MPSPRPHTIRPRSSALLARSLAYLALVSGIAGCSSAAQTPQTSRATGSSAGYPAPRRPVSDIVAPRWTDERIRDRQGEATRVFAHLELTPGMAVADIGAGDGYYVARLVPVLGDSGVIYGQDVRDDYLGLLRNRARRAGWRNVQIVLGTEDDPRLPAAAVDVALMIHMYHEIAQPFALLARLSTSMRPGGRLAILDREAPTDAHGTPITLLTCELRAVGYEPLSRIEMEPGEYLAVFRAPAAAPSPEDIARRLRAARCD, from the coding sequence ATGCCCTCACCTCGCCCACACACCATCCGCCCGCGTTCGTCCGCACTGCTGGCACGCAGCCTGGCGTACCTCGCCTTGGTCAGCGGCATTGCCGGCTGCAGCAGCGCGGCCCAGACACCGCAGACATCACGAGCGACAGGTAGCAGTGCCGGCTACCCCGCGCCGCGCCGACCGGTCAGCGACATCGTTGCCCCACGCTGGACCGACGAGCGCATCCGGGACCGGCAGGGTGAGGCAACCCGCGTGTTTGCACACCTCGAGCTCACTCCCGGCATGGCGGTGGCGGACATTGGGGCCGGCGATGGCTATTACGTCGCGCGTCTGGTGCCCGTGCTCGGCGACAGCGGGGTGATCTACGGTCAGGATGTGCGCGACGATTACCTGGGCCTGTTGCGCAATCGCGCACGCCGGGCCGGCTGGCGCAACGTGCAAATTGTCCTGGGCACCGAGGATGACCCGCGGCTTCCTGCTGCTGCGGTGGATGTGGCACTCATGATCCACATGTACCACGAGATTGCGCAGCCATTTGCACTCCTCGCGCGGCTGTCCACGTCCATGCGTCCCGGCGGGCGGCTTGCCATTCTCGACCGCGAGGCGCCCACTGATGCACACGGCACACCCATCACCCTTCTCACCTGCGAACTGCGCGCCGTCGGATACGAGCCCCTGAGTCGCATCGAGATGGAGCCCGGCGAGTATCTCGCCGTGTTTCGCGCGCCGGCCGCGGCGCCGTCACCCGAGGACATTGCCCGACGGCTTCGCGCAGCGCGCTGCGACTGA